One Alnus glutinosa chromosome 3, dhAlnGlut1.1, whole genome shotgun sequence genomic region harbors:
- the LOC133864016 gene encoding 17.4 kDa class I heat shock protein-like: MELSHFGGGRRSNVFDPFSLDVWDPFEGIPFVSTVANAPAASREASALANIRIDWKETPEAHIIKADLPGLRKEEVKVEINEGGVLHISGERIKEQEEKNDKWHRVERATGKFLRRFKLPENTKIDQVKATMENGVLTVVVPKGEEKKPEVKSIEISG, encoded by the coding sequence ATGGAGCTCAGCCATTTCGGTGGCGGCCGGCGAAGCAACGTCTTCGACCCCTTCTCTCTGGACGTGTGGGACCCCTTTGAGGGCATCCCTTTCGTGAGCACTGTCGCTAACGCTCCCGCCGCGTCACGGGAAGCCTCTGCTCTTGCCAACATTCGCATCGACTGGAAAGAAACCCCGGAAGCTCACATTATTAAGGCCGATCTTCCGGGGCTGAGGAAGGAAGAGGTGAAGGTCGAGATCAACGAAGGTGGGGTACTGCACATTAGCGGGGAGAGGATCAAAGAGCAGGAGGAGAAGAACGACAAGTGGCACAGGGTTGAGAGGGCCACCGGCAAGTTCCTGAGGAGGTTCAAGCTGCCGGAGAATACGAAGATCGACCAGGTGAAGGCTACCATGGAGAATGGAGTGCTCACTGTGGTTGTGCCCAAGGGGGAGGAGAAGAAGCCTGAGGTCAAGTCCATTGAGATCTCCGGCTAG